In Vicugna pacos chromosome 6, VicPac4, whole genome shotgun sequence, the DNA window AGAGGCCTAGCTtatcctcttcagttttttttttctttccaaaatttgaCTTTCTCCAGCAGCTCATCAATCATAATTATGAATTCACCCAACATATATATGAGGTTGAccttaaaatagtaaaatatcaGTTTTTCCCCTACTTTATGATTTATCTTCATAACTTAGTTATAAAGTTTGAGGTAGGACCCCGATCTttgcatataaatacaaaattccaATTCTTGTGGAACTAAATTTAAATGAGACTTTGAGAAGAGGATGAACCTTAAATAATTTACCgttattttgttaatttaaaaccaaaccaagcatgcgatttttatttatatttaaaaagtacaaaagatCTGAGTAAGGGTAtcactgtatttattttcatacagGCAATTTTTCTATAGCTTCAACATCTTCCTCTCAAAAATCAAAGAACCAAAGATTCCCAAAACTTAGAACTGGATCACTTGGCCCTTTCTCTTCTTATCTCCTCCCAGTTCAAAATGCTTGCATCTCTTAATAGCCAGCATCCTCTTGGATCTGCAGTTGGGCTCAACACATTCAAGTCTCAGCACGATCTTCTTTGTGGTTTTAGCCTTCTTCCGGAAAATTGGCTTTGTCTGCCCGCCGTAGCCACTCTGCTTTCGATCATAGCGCCTCTTTCCCTGGGCATATAGGGAATCCTTGCCCTTCTTATACTGGGTCACTTTGTGAGGCTGATGCTTTCCACACTTCTTACAGAAAGTTCTTCGGGTTTTAGGTACGTTGACCATCTCTGCGGTAGAGCTGTCTTCACGATGAGAACTGGTAAAATATTTACAGCAGCAGACGTTAAACGTTTTGAAAAGTAGCAAGtgctttataaacatttataGGAAGGTAACAAATCAGTAACGTATAAATCCACCAAGTACTCATTTTCGTTATGAGTAAAGGCACATGTAAGGGCACAACTTTTTGGAATACTTCCATAACAGAAGCATTTATAGAATGAGACTCTTAAAAACAGCAAGAGCAGCACCACATGGACGCCCAGTACAGTCAGCTCCCTGTAATGGGTTCCTTTCCGGCTTAATTTCCCACGGTTGCCCCAAAACTAAAACGTAGTGGTGTGATGTCCAATTTTCCTCAGCAGAAAAGAGCTCGGCCACGGCTAGTTTCTTTTCCGACTCCCCTCGCACCCTCTCCCTCCATGTTAGCTCCTGGGCACGCCTGGCTTGCGGCGTGGTGAGGCAGTTCCAGCTACGGCCCGCCCCGTCCCCTCTCCGAGAACCGCAGCAGCCTGGTTTCACTTTTCCCCTCCGAAGCACCGCCACCCATCAGCAGTCCCGAAGGCTGACGTGTCCCTAACATGTGcctccaggcccagcagccgcCATGCGGGAGCCCCTTTCTGGAAGGGAGAAGCCAGCTCTTGAAGTCTACCGACCAAGGCGGCGGGCTTCGCTTGCCTCTCCTACCAGGACCTACCTAGTCCAGCCTGGGTCCTGAGCACTGGGGGCTTCAACGGGGACCGCTACCGCCCGGCACAGGACTTACTGGGAAGATCGGCGTCCACGTTCCTCCTTCGCTCTGCTCGCGCCTCACCGGAAGGGGAGGGGCGCGGCGGAAGTAGGTACTGAGCCTGAGCGACAGCGAAGCGGCCCAATAGGCGGCGGGCAGAGACGGCCGAGCATCTCCGGACGCGTCCAGGAAGCGCCAACCGACGGCCCAAGGGGCGGGCCGGAGGGGTGTGGGCTTGGGGCCGCGGCGCTCGGCGGGCCAGTAGCTGGTTGTTAGGACAGTCGCCGCTGGAGTGGGGCGAGGGTGCGTCGCCCGGTCTGGGACGCCCGGGGCCCGCGTAAGGATGAGAACACGGAGAACGCAGGGCCACTGGGAGCGCAGGTAACGGCACCGGGGTGCGGTGGGTTTGCGACGAGCTTCTTCCCAGACCTGTGCTGAATGGAGAGGACCGAGGCAACGCCGAGTCGCGGCTCCTAGCGGCGGGGCCGCTCCCTGAGCTGCAGCTGCCAGGCGAGGATGTGGGGAGCCCGGGCGGCGCGGGGGAGCTGAGAGCCTTCGGGCGCCAGGACCCCCGGGGCCCGGGATGAGTTAGCGAGCGCGGCCGCGGGGGCCCGTTCCGACTGCTGCAGGCCGCGGCCAcggccgccgcccgcccgccccttcCGTGCCGGTGCCGCTAGCTCCTTTCCGTGCCCACCCGCCTGCCTGCCCGCGCTCCCGGCCCTGGAGACCATGAGGTTCCGCATCTACAAGCGGAAGGTGCTCATCTTGACGCTCGTGGTGGCCGCCTGCGGCTTCGTCCTCTGGAGCAGCAATGGGCGACAAAGGAAGAACGAGACCCTCGCCCCGTCGCTGCTGGACGCCGAGCCCGCGCGGGCTGCGGGCGCCCGGGCCGGGGACCATCCCGCCGTGTCCGTGGGCCTTCGCCGGGGCTCCAACGATTCGGCGGCTCCGCTGGTCGCGGCGGCCCCGCAGCCCGAGGCGGACAACCTGACGCTGCGGTACCGGTCCCTCGTGTACCAGCTGAACTTTGACCAGACGCTGAGGAATGTAGACAAGGCCGGCTCCTGGGCCCCCGGAGAGCTGGTGCTGGTGGTCCAGGTGCATAACCGGCCCGAATACCTCAAACTGCTGCTGGACTCCCTTCGAAAAGCCCAGGGAATCGACAACGTCCTCGTCATCTTTAGCCATGACTTCTGGTCGACCGAGATCAATCAGCTGATTGCTGGGGTGGATTTCTGTCCGGTTCTGCAGGTGTTCTTTCCTTTCAGCATTCAGTTGTACCCCAACGAGTTTCCGGGCACTGACCCCAGAGATTGCCCCAGAGACCTGGAGAAGAACGCAGCTTTGAAGATGGGCTGCATTAATGCTGAGTATCCCGACTCCTTCGGCCACTATAGAGAGGCCAAGTTCTCCCAAACCAAACACCACTGGTGGTGGAAGCTGCATTTTGTATGGGAAAGGGTCAAAGTCCTTCGAGACTATGCTGGCCTCATACTTTTCCTGGAGGAGGATCACTACTTAGCCCCAGACTTTTACCACGTCTTCAAGAAGATGTGGAAATTAAAGCAGCAAGAGTGCCCTGAGTGTGATGTCTTCTCCTTGGGGACCTATACTGCCATTCGCAGTTTCTATGGCGTGGCTGACAAGGTAGATGTGAAAACGTGGAAATCCACAGAGCACAATATGGGTCTGGCCTTGACCCGGGATGCGTACCAGAAGCTGATCGAGTGCACAGACACTTTCTGTACTTACGATGATTATAACTGGGACTGGACCCTTCAATATTTGACTGTATCTTGTCTTCCAAAATTCTGGAAAGTGCTGGTTCCTCAAGTTCCTAGGATTTTTCATGCTGGAGACTGTGGTATGCACCATAAAAAAACCTGTAGACCATCCACCCAGAGTGCCCAGATCGAGTCACTCTTAAGTAATAACAAACAGTACTTGTTCCCAGAAACTCTGTCTATCAGTGAGAAGTTTATGGCACCCATTTCCCCACCTAGGAAAAATGGAGGGTGGGGAGATATTAGGGACCATGAACTCTGTAAAAGTTATAGAAgactgcagtaaaaaaaaaaaaaatcacaattgcAAAAGCAAAAGTGACAGTCTTCTATTTTTGATATTTGCCCAAACAGgatatataattgaataaaaaGGTTTAGGAACTGGTTTCTGCTttaatacaacaacaacaaaaattcttgTAAAAGGTGTCCAAATATAgtaatcttttccttttatgtctgATTAAGATTTAAAACACCAGTTTTCCTTTTGAGAATTCGGTTTTAAAGCTCAGTGTGTACCTGCTAAAAGTGATCATTGTTAATTGGtgagaaagaagaggggaaattttatttaaattgcatCTGTTAAATCTTTTTACCTGGAACTTTGTACTTTTCCACTTTCAAAACTTATTTTAAGTACagcaaaatttatttgaaatggtTGTATTTCAGTATTACACTGAAATTGTATCAATGAGTATTAATGGAACAAGCCCAGCTTCACTCTTGACACAATTACTAGGGATTTCTTCCCTGGTTTTGTAATTCAAAAGCTATGTTTGTTAAACACCTGGTCAGAACAGAGTCATTTTCAGTATTACAGATTCCTGTATTATTGTGTTAAGATTTGCCTGTGCTTTGGAAACTTCATAGAACACAATTTCTTTTGGAATGTATTTGATTGATAAGAAAGTTTAAACACTGTTTTCACCTCAATGTAGAAATAcagtggttttgtttcttttttcttttagtgctgccaaaataaaatactcatttttgCATAAAAAGTTTCCTAAGTATTTTGCAGAATAAGTTT includes these proteins:
- the RPL36AL gene encoding ribosomal protein eL42-like; the encoded protein is MVNVPKTRRTFCKKCGKHQPHKVTQYKKGKDSLYAQGKRRYDRKQSGYGGQTKPIFRKKAKTTKKIVLRLECVEPNCRSKRMLAIKRCKHFELGGDKKRKGQVIQF
- the MGAT2 gene encoding alpha-1,6-mannosyl-glycoprotein 2-beta-N-acetylglucosaminyltransferase, which gives rise to MRFRIYKRKVLILTLVVAACGFVLWSSNGRQRKNETLAPSLLDAEPARAAGARAGDHPAVSVGLRRGSNDSAAPLVAAAPQPEADNLTLRYRSLVYQLNFDQTLRNVDKAGSWAPGELVLVVQVHNRPEYLKLLLDSLRKAQGIDNVLVIFSHDFWSTEINQLIAGVDFCPVLQVFFPFSIQLYPNEFPGTDPRDCPRDLEKNAALKMGCINAEYPDSFGHYREAKFSQTKHHWWWKLHFVWERVKVLRDYAGLILFLEEDHYLAPDFYHVFKKMWKLKQQECPECDVFSLGTYTAIRSFYGVADKVDVKTWKSTEHNMGLALTRDAYQKLIECTDTFCTYDDYNWDWTLQYLTVSCLPKFWKVLVPQVPRIFHAGDCGMHHKKTCRPSTQSAQIESLLSNNKQYLFPETLSISEKFMAPISPPRKNGGWGDIRDHELCKSYRRLQ